From Medicago truncatula cultivar Jemalong A17 chromosome 7, MtrunA17r5.0-ANR, whole genome shotgun sequence, a single genomic window includes:
- the LOC11436763 gene encoding RAB11-binding protein RELCH isoform X2: protein MNVDRSSLCNCVVNFLLEENYVLTAFELLHELLDDGHDDQAIRLKQYFSDQSLFPADQISRLNSLRVADPQSLFEEKEVATEKLAISDYELRLAQEDISKLKSELQKKTENSNEQSATQLSGDVSVNDGQQIQQQKNTSFTDLGPLKDTERQDLNCAVKEYLLLAGYRLTAMTFYEEVTDQNLDIWHNTPASVPDALRHYYYQYLSSTSEAAEEKFSLLRENEKLLKLNKKLNQEKETLLKNKDLADAQIGTLTKSLEAMQKDIRDKENQVLVLKQSLEHQRKELNDCRAEITSLKMHIEGSFSGNNLAGKEVNNVQSQSLEKYEEEIKKLLVEIESLKEKNARAHEPGNFVSSEMENLQTDDKVIEIHEDQGSISNPGDAVVGAVPNEDAQSSAAQPLNENANNNEDTLPKLVNPANINSAFENIKNDSETNVGQQEVDTGLHEKSDIGLGTVQILADALPKIVPYVLINHREELLPLIMCAIERHPDSSTRDSLTHTLFNLIKRPDEQQRRIIMDACVSLAKNVGEMRTETELLPQCWEQISHMYEERRLLVAQSCGELAEFVRPEIRDSLILSIVQQLIEDSASVVREGAARNLAMLLPLFPNVDKYFKVEELMFQLVCDPTGVVVETALKELVPAVIEWGNNLDHVLRVLLSHILNSALRCPPLSGVEGSIESHLRVLGERERWNVDVLLKMLMKLLPFVHQKAFDTCPFLSTTETAPTVLSIPLLELYARGQVEWDAFEWMHVECFPNLIQLASLLPQKEDNLRSRVSKFLLSVSECFGESYVTCIMLPVFLIAVRDDADLTFFPTAIHSRIKGLRPRSAIADRLSTMCVLPLLLAGVLGAPGKHEQLAGYLRKLLLEDNSMENRSTKHTPEIINAIRFICTYEENHGMVFNILWEMVVSSNMSMKITAAQLLKIIVPYIDAKAASTHVLPALVTLGSDQNLNVKYASIDAFGAVAQHFKNEMIVDKIRVQMDAFLEDGSHEATIAVIRALVIAVPHTIERLRDYILNLISGKNVSRMFLFL, encoded by the exons ATGAACGTAGATAGATCATCCCTTTGCAATTGCGTTGTGAACTTTCTGTTAGAAGAGAATTACGTTCTCACAGCATTTGAACTTCTTCACGAGCTTCTCGACGATGGTCACGACGATCAAGCTATTCGACTTAAACAGTATTTCTCCGATCAATCTCTCTTTCCCGCCGATCAAATCTCTCGCCTCAATTCTCTCCGAG TGGCAGATCCTCAAAGTTTGTTTGAAGAGAAAGAAGTGGCAACGGAAAAGTTAGCTATTAGTGATTATGAACTGCGTTTGGCCCAAGAAGACATCTCAAAACTCAAGAGTGAATTGCAGAAGAAAACAGAGAACAGTAATGAACAAagtg CTACACAGTTAAGTGGTGATGTTTCAGTGAATGATGGGCAACAAATTCAACAGCAAAAGAACACTTCCTTCACCGATTTGGGTCCGTTAAAGGATACTGAACGTCAAGATCTGAACTGTGCTGTAAAGGAATATTTACTTTTAGCTGGTTACCGTCTTACTGCAATGACATTTTATGAAGAG GTTACAGACCAGAACTTGGACATTTGGCACAACACACCTGCATCTGTACCTGATGCCTTGCGGcattattattatcaatatCTTTCATCAACTTCTGAGGCGGCAGAG GAAAAATTTTCTTTACTTCGAGAGAATGAAAAATTGCTGAAATTGAATAAGAAGCTTAATCAAGAAAAGGAAACCTTATTGAAGAACAAAGATTTGGCTGATGCTCAAATTGGAACCTTAACTAAATCTTTGGAGGCAATGCAGAAAGATATTAGAGACAAAGAGAACCAG GTGCTAGTTTTAAAACAATCCTTGGAGCACCAAAGGAAAGAGCTCAATGATTGCAGAGCTGAGATCACTTCACTGAAAATGCATATTGAAGGTTCTTTCTCAGGAAATAATCTGGCTGGCAAGGAAGTTAATAATGTTCAGTCTCAGTCTTTAGAGAAGTACGAGGAAGAAATTAAGAAATTGCTGGTGGAAATTGAATCGCTGAAGGAAAAGAATGCAAGAGCTCATGAACCTGGAAATTTTGTCAGTTCTGAAATGGAAAATTTACAGACAGATGATAAAGTTATTGAGATTCATGAAGACCAAGGTTCAATCTCAAATCCTGGTGATGCGGTGGTTGGTGCTGTACCCAATGAAGATGCTCAATCATCAGCTGCTCAACCTTTGAATGAGAATGCAAATAACAATGAAGATACCTTGCCTAAATTAGTTAATCCTGCAAATATAAACAGTGCTTtcgaaaatataaaaaatgactCCGAAACAAATGTTGGTCAACAAGAAGTGGACACTGGGTTACATGAAAAATCAGACATT GGATTAGGAACAGTTCAGATACTTGCAGATGCTTTGCCTAAAATCGTTCCTTATGTCTTGATCAATCATCGTGAG GAGCTCCTTCCTCTAATAATGTGTGCTATTGAGCGCCACCCAGACAGTAGCACTCGAGATTCTTTGACCCACacattgtttaatttaatcaaacgtCCAGATGAGCAGCAGAGACGAATAATAATGGAT GCATGTGTCAGCCTTGCAAAGAATGTTGGAGAGATGAGAACAGAAACAGAATTGCTTCCACAGTGCTGGGAACAA ATCAGTCACATGTACGAGGAGCGTAGGTTGCTCGTGGCTCAGTCATGTGGAGAGCTTGCAGAATTCGTACGGCCTGAGATTCGCGATTCTCTTATTTTATCAATTGTACAGCAACTAATAGAAGACTCTGCCAGTGTTGTTCGAGAGGGTGCAGCTCGAAATCTAGCTATGCTGCTTCCACTTTTCCCAAACGTGGATAAATATTTCAAG GTGGAGGAGCTGATGTTCCAATTAGTATGTGACCCGACTGGAGTGGTGGTGGAAACTGCTCTCAAGGAATTGGTTCCTGCAGTTATAGAGTGGGGAAACAATTTAGATCATGTTTTGAGAGTTTTACTTTCTCATATTTTAAACTCAGCTCTG CGTTGTCCGCCTCTTTCTGGGGTTGAAGGGTCTATAGAGTCACATCTCCGTGTATTGGGTGAAAGAGAGCGCTGGAACGTAGACGTTTTGTTGAAAATGCTGATGAAATTGCTCCCTTTCGTGCACCAAAAAGCATTTGACACATGCCCCTTCTTGTCCACCACAGAAACTGCACCAACTGTGTTATCTATCCCATTGCTTGAATTGTATGCTAG GGGTCAAGTTGAATGGGATGCATTTGAGTGGATGCATGTTGAGTGTTTTCCAAATTTGATTCAGCTGGCCAGCTTGTTGCCACAGAAAGAAGATAATTTACGGAGCCGAGTTTCGAAG TTTCTGTTATCCGTTTCTGAATGTTTTGGGGAGTCCTACGTGACATGCATAATGCTACCAGTATTTTTAATTGCAGTAAGGGATGATGCAGATTTGACTTTTTTTCCTACTGCCATTCATTCAAGAATTAAAG GTTTGAGGCCAAGATCTGCCATTGCCGATAGGCTTTCTACAATGTGTGTCTTACCGCTTCTGTTGGCTGGTGTTCTGGGTGCTCCTGGAAAACATGAACAGTTAGCAGGATATTTAAGGAAGCTGCTACTAGAAGATAACTCCATGGAAAATCGATCAACCAAGCACACTCCTGAGATTATTAATGCTATCCGCTTCATTTG CACATACGAAGAAAACCATGGCATggtatttaatatattatggGAAATGGTGGTCAGCTCTAACATGAGCATGAAAATAACTGCCGCCCAGCTGctgaaaattatt GTTCCATATATTGATGCAAAGGCTGCTTCAACTCATGTTTTGCCTGCTCTAGTTACTCTTGGATCTGATCAAAACCTGAATGTAAAGTATGCTAGCATAGATGCATTTGGTGCAGTGGCTCAGCACTTCAAAAATGAGATG ATTGTTGATAAGATACGTGTTCAAATGGACGCTTTTCTTGAAGATGGTTCCCATGAAGCTACTATTGCTGTTATTCGTGCGTTGGTGATTGCCGTACCACATACAATAGAAAGACTTAGAGATTATATCCTTAACCTTATTTCTGGAAAAAATGTTTCGAGAA tgtttttgtttctttaa
- the LOC11436763 gene encoding RAB11-binding protein RELCH isoform X1 yields MNVDRSSLCNCVVNFLLEENYVLTAFELLHELLDDGHDDQAIRLKQYFSDQSLFPADQISRLNSLRVADPQSLFEEKEVATEKLAISDYELRLAQEDISKLKSELQKKTENSNEQSATQLSGDVSVNDGQQIQQQKNTSFTDLGPLKDTERQDLNCAVKEYLLLAGYRLTAMTFYEEVTDQNLDIWHNTPASVPDALRHYYYQYLSSTSEAAEEKFSLLRENEKLLKLNKKLNQEKETLLKNKDLADAQIGTLTKSLEAMQKDIRDKENQVLVLKQSLEHQRKELNDCRAEITSLKMHIEGSFSGNNLAGKEVNNVQSQSLEKYEEEIKKLLVEIESLKEKNARAHEPGNFVSSEMENLQTDDKVIEIHEDQGSISNPGDAVVGAVPNEDAQSSAAQPLNENANNNEDTLPKLVNPANINSAFENIKNDSETNVGQQEVDTGLHEKSDIGLGTVQILADALPKIVPYVLINHREELLPLIMCAIERHPDSSTRDSLTHTLFNLIKRPDEQQRRIIMDACVSLAKNVGEMRTETELLPQCWEQISHMYEERRLLVAQSCGELAEFVRPEIRDSLILSIVQQLIEDSASVVREGAARNLAMLLPLFPNVDKYFKVEELMFQLVCDPTGVVVETALKELVPAVIEWGNNLDHVLRVLLSHILNSALRCPPLSGVEGSIESHLRVLGERERWNVDVLLKMLMKLLPFVHQKAFDTCPFLSTTETAPTVLSIPLLELYARGQVEWDAFEWMHVECFPNLIQLASLLPQKEDNLRSRVSKFLLSVSECFGESYVTCIMLPVFLIAVRDDADLTFFPTAIHSRIKGLRPRSAIADRLSTMCVLPLLLAGVLGAPGKHEQLAGYLRKLLLEDNSMENRSTKHTPEIINAIRFICTYEENHGMVFNILWEMVVSSNMSMKITAAQLLKIIVPYIDAKAASTHVLPALVTLGSDQNLNVKYASIDAFGAVAQHFKNEMIVDKIRVQMDAFLEDGSHEATIAVIRALVIAVPHTIERLRDYLLSKIFQLTAMPNVAKDLMRRRERADAFCEAIRALDATDLPANSVRDFFLPAIQNLLKDLDALDPAHKEALEIIMKERSGGTFDTISKVMGAHLGLPSSVSNFFGEGGLLGKKESTEPPTDAAVSPKAATPPAEDTRFRRIMLGNFSDMLRGKAKTQEDGQNQ; encoded by the exons ATGAACGTAGATAGATCATCCCTTTGCAATTGCGTTGTGAACTTTCTGTTAGAAGAGAATTACGTTCTCACAGCATTTGAACTTCTTCACGAGCTTCTCGACGATGGTCACGACGATCAAGCTATTCGACTTAAACAGTATTTCTCCGATCAATCTCTCTTTCCCGCCGATCAAATCTCTCGCCTCAATTCTCTCCGAG TGGCAGATCCTCAAAGTTTGTTTGAAGAGAAAGAAGTGGCAACGGAAAAGTTAGCTATTAGTGATTATGAACTGCGTTTGGCCCAAGAAGACATCTCAAAACTCAAGAGTGAATTGCAGAAGAAAACAGAGAACAGTAATGAACAAagtg CTACACAGTTAAGTGGTGATGTTTCAGTGAATGATGGGCAACAAATTCAACAGCAAAAGAACACTTCCTTCACCGATTTGGGTCCGTTAAAGGATACTGAACGTCAAGATCTGAACTGTGCTGTAAAGGAATATTTACTTTTAGCTGGTTACCGTCTTACTGCAATGACATTTTATGAAGAG GTTACAGACCAGAACTTGGACATTTGGCACAACACACCTGCATCTGTACCTGATGCCTTGCGGcattattattatcaatatCTTTCATCAACTTCTGAGGCGGCAGAG GAAAAATTTTCTTTACTTCGAGAGAATGAAAAATTGCTGAAATTGAATAAGAAGCTTAATCAAGAAAAGGAAACCTTATTGAAGAACAAAGATTTGGCTGATGCTCAAATTGGAACCTTAACTAAATCTTTGGAGGCAATGCAGAAAGATATTAGAGACAAAGAGAACCAG GTGCTAGTTTTAAAACAATCCTTGGAGCACCAAAGGAAAGAGCTCAATGATTGCAGAGCTGAGATCACTTCACTGAAAATGCATATTGAAGGTTCTTTCTCAGGAAATAATCTGGCTGGCAAGGAAGTTAATAATGTTCAGTCTCAGTCTTTAGAGAAGTACGAGGAAGAAATTAAGAAATTGCTGGTGGAAATTGAATCGCTGAAGGAAAAGAATGCAAGAGCTCATGAACCTGGAAATTTTGTCAGTTCTGAAATGGAAAATTTACAGACAGATGATAAAGTTATTGAGATTCATGAAGACCAAGGTTCAATCTCAAATCCTGGTGATGCGGTGGTTGGTGCTGTACCCAATGAAGATGCTCAATCATCAGCTGCTCAACCTTTGAATGAGAATGCAAATAACAATGAAGATACCTTGCCTAAATTAGTTAATCCTGCAAATATAAACAGTGCTTtcgaaaatataaaaaatgactCCGAAACAAATGTTGGTCAACAAGAAGTGGACACTGGGTTACATGAAAAATCAGACATT GGATTAGGAACAGTTCAGATACTTGCAGATGCTTTGCCTAAAATCGTTCCTTATGTCTTGATCAATCATCGTGAG GAGCTCCTTCCTCTAATAATGTGTGCTATTGAGCGCCACCCAGACAGTAGCACTCGAGATTCTTTGACCCACacattgtttaatttaatcaaacgtCCAGATGAGCAGCAGAGACGAATAATAATGGAT GCATGTGTCAGCCTTGCAAAGAATGTTGGAGAGATGAGAACAGAAACAGAATTGCTTCCACAGTGCTGGGAACAA ATCAGTCACATGTACGAGGAGCGTAGGTTGCTCGTGGCTCAGTCATGTGGAGAGCTTGCAGAATTCGTACGGCCTGAGATTCGCGATTCTCTTATTTTATCAATTGTACAGCAACTAATAGAAGACTCTGCCAGTGTTGTTCGAGAGGGTGCAGCTCGAAATCTAGCTATGCTGCTTCCACTTTTCCCAAACGTGGATAAATATTTCAAG GTGGAGGAGCTGATGTTCCAATTAGTATGTGACCCGACTGGAGTGGTGGTGGAAACTGCTCTCAAGGAATTGGTTCCTGCAGTTATAGAGTGGGGAAACAATTTAGATCATGTTTTGAGAGTTTTACTTTCTCATATTTTAAACTCAGCTCTG CGTTGTCCGCCTCTTTCTGGGGTTGAAGGGTCTATAGAGTCACATCTCCGTGTATTGGGTGAAAGAGAGCGCTGGAACGTAGACGTTTTGTTGAAAATGCTGATGAAATTGCTCCCTTTCGTGCACCAAAAAGCATTTGACACATGCCCCTTCTTGTCCACCACAGAAACTGCACCAACTGTGTTATCTATCCCATTGCTTGAATTGTATGCTAG GGGTCAAGTTGAATGGGATGCATTTGAGTGGATGCATGTTGAGTGTTTTCCAAATTTGATTCAGCTGGCCAGCTTGTTGCCACAGAAAGAAGATAATTTACGGAGCCGAGTTTCGAAG TTTCTGTTATCCGTTTCTGAATGTTTTGGGGAGTCCTACGTGACATGCATAATGCTACCAGTATTTTTAATTGCAGTAAGGGATGATGCAGATTTGACTTTTTTTCCTACTGCCATTCATTCAAGAATTAAAG GTTTGAGGCCAAGATCTGCCATTGCCGATAGGCTTTCTACAATGTGTGTCTTACCGCTTCTGTTGGCTGGTGTTCTGGGTGCTCCTGGAAAACATGAACAGTTAGCAGGATATTTAAGGAAGCTGCTACTAGAAGATAACTCCATGGAAAATCGATCAACCAAGCACACTCCTGAGATTATTAATGCTATCCGCTTCATTTG CACATACGAAGAAAACCATGGCATggtatttaatatattatggGAAATGGTGGTCAGCTCTAACATGAGCATGAAAATAACTGCCGCCCAGCTGctgaaaattatt GTTCCATATATTGATGCAAAGGCTGCTTCAACTCATGTTTTGCCTGCTCTAGTTACTCTTGGATCTGATCAAAACCTGAATGTAAAGTATGCTAGCATAGATGCATTTGGTGCAGTGGCTCAGCACTTCAAAAATGAGATG ATTGTTGATAAGATACGTGTTCAAATGGACGCTTTTCTTGAAGATGGTTCCCATGAAGCTACTATTGCTGTTATTCGTGCGTTGGTGATTGCCGTACCACATACAATAGAAAGACTTAGAGATT ATCTTTTGTCCAAGATTTTCCAACTTACAGCAATGCCAAATGTGGCAAAAGATTTAATGCGTCGACGAGAGAGAGCTGATGCATTCTGTGAGGCAATCCGTGCTCTGGATGCTACAG ATCTTCCTGCAAATAGTGTTCGGGACTTCTTCCTCCCTGCTATACAGAACCTCTTGAAAGACTTGGATGCACTGGATCCAGCTCACAAAGAAGCCCTTGAAATTATTATGAAGGAAAGATCAGGAGGAACTTTCGATACTATTAGCAAGGTAATGGGTGCCCATCTTGGGCTTCCATCATCAGTTAGCAACTTCTTTGGTGAGGGTGGGTTGCTCGGAAAGAAAGAATCCACTGAACCACCAACAGATGCAGCTGTGTCCCCCAAGGCTGCCACTCCACCAGCAGAGGACACTAGATTCAGACGCATCATGCTGGGAAATTTCAGTGATATGCTTCGTGGTAAAGCAAAAACCCAAGAGGATGGTCAAAACCAATAA